The genomic interval CAACTCATTTGTTAAAAATATTATCAATTATGGCAAGTTGGGTGAAGCGGTAGGCACAGGTATTTACTTCAGCCTAACTGATTTGCGTGGTACCGGGCGAAAAGATATCATAGTTGCAGGCAAGCAAGGGTTATATATACTCTATAATGATGGGCAGAAATAAATTACTAAGATTTCTACCTTCTACCAATTCCCACTAATTAGCGGCACTTAACTCCTATTTAATATACGAACTCTCCATATTCACTTCGGATGGTAAGCTTTTTCTGGTCAGATGATTCTACATGTCCGACAATCTGCGCTGGTACATTAAACGATGTTGAAATGGCTATCAAATCCTGGGCATATTTTTCTTCGATATAAATTTCCATCCGGTGGCCCATATTGAATACTTTGTACATTTCCTGCCAGGGTGTTAGGCTCTCCTGCTGGATCAACTTGAAAAGCGGAGGAGTTTCGAACAAATTATCTTTTACAATGTGCAAATCTTCTACAAAATGTAGCACCTTAGTTTGGGCACCACCACTGCAATGTACCATGCCATGAATAGGTTGCCGGTATAGCTGTAGTATTTCTTTTACAATAGGTGCATACGTTCTGGTGGGAGATAATACAAGTTTTCCGGCATCCAGAGCAACACCATGTACAGGTTCTGTCAGGTTACGGGTACCTGCATACACCAGATGTTCCGGAACCATAGGATCGTAGCTTTCCGGATATTTCTGTGCCAATATTTTACGGAATACATCGTGCCGGGCGGAAGTAAGTCCATTGCTGCCCATGCCTCCATTGTATTCATTCTCGTAAGTTGCTTGTCCGGAAGAAGCAAACCCCACAATTACATCTCCGGGCTGGATACGGTCATTGCTTATTACATCAGTACGTTTCATTCGGGCAGTTACCGTACTATCTACAATAATGGTACGCACCAGGTCACCCACATCTGCCGTTTCACCGCCAGTACTGTAAATACCAATGCCATGCTCCCGTAATAGTTGTAATACTTCCTCCGTACCATTAATAATAGCTGCAATCACATCTCCGGGAATTAAATTTTTATTGCGTCCAATTGTAGAAGAAAGCAGAATATTATCAATAGCGCCTACGCAAAGCAGGTCATCAACATTCATGATAATAGCATCCTGAGCGATTCCCTTCCAGACAGATACATCTCCGGTTTCTTTCCAGTACATGTAGGCTAACGATGACTTGGTACCGGCTCCATCGGCATGCATAATGTTGCAATATTCCGGATCGCCTCCCAGAAGGTCGGGCACAATCTTGCAGAATGCTTTGGGAAATAGTCCTTTGTCTAAGGTGCGGATGGCCTGATGTACGTCTTCTTTAGAAGCAGAGACACCCCGCTTCATATATCGGTCTTGCATGGCTCAAAAGTAAGGAAAGCCCTGTGGATTGACAACATAAAATGTAAGGCTGCTTTCAAAAGTGGCTGCTTAGTGAGCGAATTAGCGCATTACGGATTGAAATAGGAATTATTTTTTTACCACAAATGCATGTTTGGAAATAAGTTTATGCATGACAATTCCGGAACCCGGGCAGGTTTTACTGAATTGTGTGGTTTGCTGAATAAGTTCAGGAACCTGCTCTCTGGCTATTACTTCAAACCCTTTTTCACCAAAATAGGCTTGAGCTGTAGTAGTAATCAAAAAAACCTCCTGTATTTGTTTTTCTACAGCTAACTCCATCACTTTCTCATATAATTGTTTGCCTACTTGCAGATTTCGGTATCTGTCTTCTACCACCATAGAACGAAGTAAAGCAACAGAGCCCATCACTTGCAGACCAATACTTCCAATAATTCGCCCATTAAGATAGGCCGCAAAAAAATAAGTATTCTCCAGATTTACATCGCTTACAGGTAAGCCATTATCCTGCAGCAGTTTCCGGATAACGTCCATATCAGTATTACTGGCAGAAATTATTTCGCTCAGGTCCGTCATAACAGGTGAGATTTAATGGTGGCTGTGTATTAATAATATACTTATTAATTTAACATAAAAAATCAAAAACTCATTTCTTGGCATTATTTCCTTTTACTTTAGTAAAGGGCATTTCTTCTATGCCTAGCGTAGTTAATGCCGGATTTAATTCTTTTGCTGAAATAAGTACCTTAAACACCTTATTCCCTCCAATTTCAAAATCTTTGGTGAACTTTCCCCGGTTCTGCAAACTTCGGTATACTGAAGAATAATTAATGGCAACTGGCCAGCCGTTCATCGCCAATACCGAAGTAAGGCATTCTATTGTTTTTTTCAGGTTTGAGAAATACGCAAAATGGGGTTCTTTTTTGCGGATGGTGTTTAAAGTTCCAATCGGAATAACCGATAGTTCATAGATGTATCGTGTTTTCATAAATTGAAAGTAAAATAATCTGGAAAATTATCAAACTATTTTTCAAGCATGCAATATTCTGGCTTTGCTGGTTGTTATACATACATAACTCTCAAGTTAGAAAAAAAGAAAGCCACAGCAATTATTTACTGTGGCTTTCTTCATTTATTGTAATTCACTTCTATTTACTGCACTACAAAATTCAGGAACGCTTTCTTTTTATCGTATTCTGCTTGTAATACTTTCTTCAACGATTCACTTTTCGCCATATACGCATTTACTCCTTTGCGCACAGCAACTAAAGTTGTATCAGCTACACTACCAGCTACTACTTTTTGTTCACCTTGCACCTGGGCAGCCCCTGTGTTAAAGTCATTCTGAATGCCAGTAGCTGCTTTCGGATAATTCTCCACAACGGCTGTATAACAGAAAGCTTCAGCAATCGGGTGTTTTACTTCCTGCATTTCAGCCATTCCAGTGATACCAGAACCTATCTTCCAGCCAATATTTCCATCCGGACGAACGGCATCAGCATGGAAGAATTTAGAGGCAATACCAGTCAGCTGGTCCAGGGTGACAGTGTCTTTTTCAAGCGTTACACCTTTGATCTCGCTTTTTTTAGAAGCCAGATAATGAGCAACCAGTTCTACAAAGACATTGGTAAAGGTAGAATCCTTTTTCAGGGCTTCTACATAAAACTTATCCAATGCAGCAGGATCTGCAGTTAGTTCATTCAACTTGGTTTCATCAATGGCAGTAGCATTTTCTGCCAGGTAAGCTACCATCCTGGGATTCGTATTCACCAGTTCGGCTAAAAAATGAGTATCAGGTAATTTCTTCAAACTCTTTTTTACAACTTTTTGCTCACCAGTTGCTGCTACTTTGGCCGTAAACATTTTACCGTAATCTTTTACAATGTCCTCTTTCGTATACACGGCAAGGCCTCCTGCGAATAATAATCCAGCAAGAAAAGTTATCAAAGCTAATTTCATAAAAGTTTTAAGTTGGTTTTAAGGGTTGTACATGTAACAATTTTAACCACTGCTGTTACCTGGCAGATGGCTTTAAAGCAAACTCTGAAATTAAAAAATTATTGTATAAAAATCAAAACTGCTTTGGTTTAATAGGGACTTTACGAAAACACCGTTAAAAAGTTCGCAATCATCTGTATGCCTGTTTATTAAAAGATTGATGCTGCAACTGTAAATAAGTAATTAAAGCTGCACCTGCCAAAGCAGCCAGACCCACGCCCAATAACATTTTTGGCAACCTGCCTACTACCGGAGCAGGCAAAGATACAATACCATTTTCGTCTGTTTCTGCCGGAACCGGAACATATCTTCCTTGAGAAGGTACAGCCAGCCGGCCAAAATTTCTTGCCAGAGTTTCCAGTTCCAGTTGCAACAACCTGCCTTGCATGGGTACTCCATGCCCAGTAGCTGCAACTGCTGGTTGCAGACTTGCTAACTTTTCAACAGTCCATTGGGCAGCACGCCAGTCGCTAGTAAAATAGGCTGGTGGTCCATGCACTTCTTGCTTGTCTGTAATGAGTGCCAGTGCAGATTCAGATTTTCTGGTAACGAAAGCATCTCCGGCAATAAGCATCCTATCGCTTTCACGGAAAAAAGAAACATGTCCTGCTGTATGTCCGGGTGTATGGATTAACCGCCAGCCAGGCAAGCCAGGTACAGAGCCATCTTCCGGATAGGGATGGATTCTGCTACTGATATCAATCGGGCCTTTGGGATACATCCATGATAAAAAAGCCATAGCACCGCCTCCTACTGTTGGATCTGGTGGCGGATAGGATGACAGCCCGGTAAGATAAGGCATTTCGAGTGGATGTGCATATACCGGAACATCCCATTCTTCGGCGAGTTCGATCAAAGCGCCTACATGGTCGAAATGTCCATGGGTTAACAGAATAGCTTCAGGGCGGCTACCTGCACCAAACTGGGCTTCTGCTGCCTTTTTAATTCTACCTGCCGACCCTTTGAGTCCGGCGTCTATCAGTACCCATGAGTTACTGCCTGGTTCACTTGCCAGATATACATTTACAAATACGATTTTCAAACCTGTGACTCCCGGAGCTACATGATAATCTTGGTATACATATTTAGTTAGTTCTTTTGATTGTAACATTGTTTTTCCTCCAGTTTCTAAAGCGCCATCAGTAAGCGCTGAAAGGTGTATAATAATCAGTTATACGCAGTAAAAGTCCATCAGTTGGCAAGTATTACTGATTTCAAAATTTTACAGATTGATAGGAAGATATCAGGTATATAATAAATCAAGGAAAGAGTTAAATATTCAGAATCAATCTTCCTGGCAGTTCCAATATTTTCCGCTTACTCTGTTAAAGTTATAATTTCATCGATCGCTATAATAATAAGGTCATAATCCAGAAACCCCAGACCATAGATTCCGTTAAACAGAACACATTAAAGAATAATTGACATTTAACCAAAAACAAGTTATGAACGATTTTCAGAACGGAGGATTGAATATCAATCCACAAGACATATCTAAAACTTTCGAAAATGCACTTCATTTATATCGTGGCAATCACGAAAAACTTCCTGAACTATTAAGAGATGCCGGTACTTTGCTGCTGAAATTCAGCAAAAAATTAAGTACACCGCAACTTATTCTGGCAGTAGGTATTGTCGCCTGTGGCGTAGCTCTGGTAGCCGTGAATATAGCCAAGCAGCAGGAAGAGGAAGAAAATCAACACAGCCAGTCTGGTGGACAAACCATAGATATTTCAAGTCCGGGCAAGCCAACAGGAAACCGTACTTCTCCAGGTCGGAGCAATGCAGAATAGCATATAGTATCTTTTTACACAAACAAAAGCCCCTAAATTTAAATTTAGGGGCTTTTGTTTGTGTAAACTTTATATACTTAACTAGTTATACCAAATAGGGCGAAGGCTATTCCATAGAGGTTGTAATCTTGCTGATGGCTTCTAAAATGTAAGGGTATCCGGTTAGAGAGGCGATCTGTCTTTGCCCATAACTTTTAGCCGTATTAGTGATCCAGGCTTCCAGTTCTTGTTCATGGCTGAAGTTGTGAAAAGCTACTTTGTTTTTCATATCCCCCCACAGCCTTTCGACCGGATTGAGTTCAGGGTTGGAAGAAGGTAAATACACCAGGCGGATATTTTGGGGCACTTGCAAGGCTTTTGCCCGGTGATAGCCTGCTTTGTCTACAAAGATAAACTTGAACACTTGCGGTTGATGGCGGCTAAACTCCTCAAGCATATACTCAAAGTAAAGCGTGTTAACCTGTGGGGCAGTAATAAAGAAGTGATCTCCTGTCAGCGGTTCTACCAATCCATAGCAGTAGCGGTAGATGAAGCGGTGCTGATAGGCTCCTACCGGTTTTATGCCGGCAAGGGTGATGGCTCTTCTCAAAACAGTCATCAAACCAAAGCGGCTCTCATCCTGATAGTACACCTTCCAATGGCTGACTACCCCTTTGGCAGCCAAAGGAGCATAGTAGCGCTGTAAGAGGAAAGTGAGCACCAAGTTTAGTTTTTTTTATACTTCTGCTCATAGGCTAGATCCTTTTTCAGGTTGCTCTTTCTAACCACTTTCAGCTTTGCCCCCAGCTGTCGGTGGACAAACCAATGTACATGCTCATAGCTCAGATCAATGCCATGCGCCGTGTGCAACCACTCATGGATTTGCTTATAAGAAGTAAAATAGTTGTTTGGATCAGCAAGCTTTGCCTTCAACTGCTCAAGTACTTTACCTGCAATCTGTGATGCCCTTTTGTGGCCGCCCGGATCTATCTGAAGACAGGCTTGCAGCCCTTTCTGTTTGTAAAGCCGGAACCACTGGCCCACTGCATGACGCTCATAGCCTACGGCAGCAGCTATTTGTCCATACGCTTTAGCCTGCCCACTCTTGTAGAGGTAAAAAGCCCGCAGTCTGGCTCCGGCTAGCGGATGGGCTATTTTTTTGCTCATCTTCAGCAACTGCTCGGCACTCTCGATGAGCTCAGTTTTGGTTACTCTTCCCATACTTGATCAACATATAACATCTATGGAAGGTTCTTTATACTATTCGGTATTAGATATAAGGGTGAATTGAAGGTTGCCTTAAAATTTCAATCCAATTTCTATGGATACATAGCTATTTCTTACCGACAAGTCATTATTAACTTTACTCCCATTGTATTCCACCCCACCAATAGAATTAACAAGTCCCCGGTTGTAATTAAGACCTCCAAAAACAGTGGTATTTTCGCCCATAATCAGTTCTACTCCTGCGCCTAATAAAATGCCTGCATCTATTGGTTTAAACACTTTTTTGTCGCTGATTACTGAATATTTATACAAAAAATTATCATTCTCTTCCTTATATTTTTCTGCGATTTTAAAATCCAGTGTACCGCCCAGTTGAAAATACACCCGTGTATCCACCGCCACTTCATTGGTATATAGCTTAAGGCTCACAGGCACTTGTAAATATTGTATATTATATAAACTATTAGAAGGTTCGCCAGTAAAAGCAAAACCACTCAATCCTACCCTTTTCACCGTATACCACAAACCGGTACTAAAAGCATAATTATCAGCAAAATAAAAATCAGCAATCGGGCCGGCACTAAATCGTAAACCAGAACCTTCATTGGTAACATTGTTATAACTGCCTTCGCTATTTACACCATTAAAGGAGATATTAGGGGCAAGGCGTAAGCCCAATTTTACCTGAGAAAAGCCTGCGAATGACAGGCCGCAGAATAAAGCAAGTAATGCGATTTTTTTCATAGTTTTGTAATTTATTGCGCCCAAGTTAAGTTAAACGGTTGAAATGAAACAATTGATTTATATTTTTTTTGTAATTACCCTGTTTTCAGCCTGTACAAGCAGATCTGACAAGGAAATTGACACATCAGCAATTGATGTGAAAGTAAAAATTAAACGCCTGGAACAGGAATTGTTTTCGTTACAATCTAAAGAATCAGTCAAAAATTTTCTAGACAATAACCAGGTTTTCACTAAACAGTTTTTGCAAGCTGAGCAGTACCCACACGATTCGTTACTAGTAAATAGCGTATATCAACTGGTTACTGATACAAGCATTCATGTATTACTCAACGAAACCCGGGAGGAGTTTGCCGACTTGCGTTATCTGGAACAAGAATTTACCGATGCCTTTAAACACATTAAGTACTACTATCCTGATTTCAAAGTCCCTCAAATTCAGACAGTCGTCACTGGCCTGGCGAATGATATGTATGTATCAGATAGCCTGATCATCATTAGTCTGGATTTTTTTCTGGGTGACAGTGCCACTTACCGTCCTCAATTTCCACAGTATGTACTGAAACGCTATCGCAAAGAATACATTGTTCCCTCAGTTATTCTATTATTATCAAAAAAATATAATCTGATTAATCCTGCTGACCGTACACTACTGGGAGAAATGATATTTTATGGAAAGGCATTCGAATTCACTAAATATATGATGCCATC from Rhodocytophaga rosea carries:
- a CDS encoding porin family protein codes for the protein MKKIALLALFCGLSFAGFSQVKLGLRLAPNISFNGVNSEGSYNNVTNEGSGLRFSAGPIADFYFADNYAFSTGLWYTVKRVGLSGFAFTGEPSNSLYNIQYLQVPVSLKLYTNEVAVDTRVYFQLGGTLDFKIAEKYKEENDNFLYKYSVISDKKVFKPIDAGILLGAGVELIMGENTTVFGGLNYNRGLVNSIGGVEYNGSKVNNDLSVRNSYVSIEIGLKF
- the arsN2 gene encoding arsenic resistance N-acetyltransferase ArsN2; translation: MTDLSEIISASNTDMDVIRKLLQDNGLPVSDVNLENTYFFAAYLNGRIIGSIGLQVMGSVALLRSMVVEDRYRNLQVGKQLYEKVMELAVEKQIQEVFLITTTAQAYFGEKGFEVIAREQVPELIQQTTQFSKTCPGSGIVMHKLISKHAFVVKK
- the gldB gene encoding gliding motility lipoprotein GldB, coding for MKQLIYIFFVITLFSACTSRSDKEIDTSAIDVKVKIKRLEQELFSLQSKESVKNFLDNNQVFTKQFLQAEQYPHDSLLVNSVYQLVTDTSIHVLLNETREEFADLRYLEQEFTDAFKHIKYYYPDFKVPQIQTVVTGLANDMYVSDSLIIISLDFFLGDSATYRPQFPQYVLKRYRKEYIVPSVILLLSKKYNLINPADRTLLGEMIFYGKAFEFTKYMMPSKHDSLIIGYTGDQLAESDTNRNVIWGHFIEKKLLYETSHFIKIKYVDERPYTAEIGSKAPGAIGRWLGWEIVKAYMQEEKPNLQNLMKNQDAQRIFTQSKYKGKS
- a CDS encoding MBL fold metallo-hydrolase — encoded protein: MLQSKELTKYVYQDYHVAPGVTGLKIVFVNVYLASEPGSNSWVLIDAGLKGSAGRIKKAAEAQFGAGSRPEAILLTHGHFDHVGALIELAEEWDVPVYAHPLEMPYLTGLSSYPPPDPTVGGGAMAFLSWMYPKGPIDISSRIHPYPEDGSVPGLPGWRLIHTPGHTAGHVSFFRESDRMLIAGDAFVTRKSESALALITDKQEVHGPPAYFTSDWRAAQWTVEKLASLQPAVAATGHGVPMQGRLLQLELETLARNFGRLAVPSQGRYVPVPAETDENGIVSLPAPVVGRLPKMLLGVGLAALAGAALITYLQLQHQSFNKQAYR
- a CDS encoding AIR synthase related protein — encoded protein: MQDRYMKRGVSASKEDVHQAIRTLDKGLFPKAFCKIVPDLLGGDPEYCNIMHADGAGTKSSLAYMYWKETGDVSVWKGIAQDAIIMNVDDLLCVGAIDNILLSSTIGRNKNLIPGDVIAAIINGTEEVLQLLREHGIGIYSTGGETADVGDLVRTIIVDSTVTARMKRTDVISNDRIQPGDVIVGFASSGQATYENEYNGGMGSNGLTSARHDVFRKILAQKYPESYDPMVPEHLVYAGTRNLTEPVHGVALDAGKLVLSPTRTYAPIVKEILQLYRQPIHGMVHCSGGAQTKVLHFVEDLHIVKDNLFETPPLFKLIQQESLTPWQEMYKVFNMGHRMEIYIEEKYAQDLIAISTSFNVPAQIVGHVESSDQKKLTIRSEYGEFVY
- a CDS encoding helix-turn-helix domain-containing protein, translated to MGRVTKTELIESAEQLLKMSKKIAHPLAGARLRAFYLYKSGQAKAYGQIAAAVGYERHAVGQWFRLYKQKGLQACLQIDPGGHKRASQIAGKVLEQLKAKLADPNNYFTSYKQIHEWLHTAHGIDLSYEHVHWFVHRQLGAKLKVVRKSNLKKDLAYEQKYKKN
- a CDS encoding IS630 family transposase → MLTFLLQRYYAPLAAKGVVSHWKVYYQDESRFGLMTVLRRAITLAGIKPVGAYQHRFIYRYCYGLVEPLTGDHFFITAPQVNTLYFEYMLEEFSRHQPQVFKFIFVDKAGYHRAKALQVPQNIRLVYLPSSNPELNPVERLWGDMKNKVAFHNFSHEQELEAWITNTAKSYGQRQIASLTGYPYILEAISKITTSME